In one Melospiza melodia melodia isolate bMelMel2 chromosome 5, bMelMel2.pri, whole genome shotgun sequence genomic region, the following are encoded:
- the PRIMPOL gene encoding DNA-directed primase/polymerase protein isoform X1 — protein MDKGDRGEMKRKWQERLKKVEELASHYERNPLPTVYRPRLSKPSMPSSVWKIFSRQAEAFNYVKACEEDVHVFALEKNTQSGQRFYLVTTYEELWFYYTQGCKTSLMHCYEVIPEKEACKLYFDLEFYKPANPDADGKSMVMKLIELVSQKLKEFYDVNCSSEDVLNLDSSTDEKFSRHLIFLPQKTVFKDNTHIGNFVRTILQPAIRLLQSRTAVIPTEEAENVFQCSAGARLDGSLTNLPAVEDDSKDRPAIAHETKDVEMPHQGENLDFSFLIVNDKEGNKQLFVDLGVYTKNRNFRMYKSSKAGKNVILKIAEDNKFIPNCEKGVSLEEAYFLSSLICNIGASDDIKVLSSGFSEEERKMSAFLNSKTTRSSRDPMEGYQGSPYPEIDNFVRSLVNKDGLQGGIRQWSYFSLKELLIYDIYGYRWCENIGRAHKSNNIMILVDLKNEVWYQKCHDPVCREQNFKSQSFPLPPGICLLSLFKEEEESMLMDDRGHTEGKVHPHSHVSDLSKSSVSPETSWSQDFLLSDSEWENTSDDACFLEAAEDVELAVAADDSVNYGMEEIPDEVLLEALGKEDLHAKEGS, from the exons ATGGACAAGGGGGATAGAG GAGAAATGAAGAGAAAATGGCAAGAAAGACTGAAGAAAGTGGAAGAACTAGCATCTCACTATGAAAGAAATCCTCTTCCTACAGTTTATAGACCAAGACTGTCCAAACCCTCTATGCCATCCTCtgtttggaaaatattttctcGACAGGCTGAAGCATTTAATTATGTAAAAGCCTGTGAAGAG GATGTTCATGTATTTGCTTTGGAAAAGAACACACAGAGTGGACAGAGGTTTTACCTTGTGACAACATATGAAGAGCTTTGGTTTTATTACAC TCAAGGTTGTAAAACAAGTCTTATGCATTGCTATGAAGTAATTCCTGAAAAAGAAGCTTGCAAACTTTATTTTGATTTGGAGTTTTACAAACCAGCAAATCCTGATGCAGATGGCAAGAGTATGGTCATGAAGTTAATTGAG CTTGTCAGCCAAAAATTAAAAGAATTTTATGATGTAAATTGTTCATCAGAAGATGTCTTGAACTTGGATTCCAGTACTGATGAAAAATTTAGTCGGCACTTAATTTTTCTGCCCCAAAAGACTGTGTTTAAGGATAACACTCATATTG GTAACTTTGTGAGAACCATTTTGCAGCCTGCCATAAGATTATTGCAGAGTAGGACTGCTGTCATTCCAACAGAAGAAGCAGAGAATGTTTTCCAGTGTTCTGCAGGAGCTAGATTAGATGGTTCTCTTACAAACCTTCCAGCTGTTGAAGATGATTCTAAAGACAGGCCAGCCATTGCTCATGAAACAAAGGATGTGGAAATGCCACACCAGGgagaaaatttggatttttcCTTCCTAATAGTAAACGATAAAGAAGGCAACAAGCAGCTTTTTGTGGATCTAG GAGTTTATACAAAGAATAGAAATTTCCGGATGTATAAGTCatcaaaagcaggaaaaaatgtgATTCTGAAGATAGCAGAGGATAATAAGTTTATCCCCAACTGTGAAAAGGGTGTTTCCTTGGAAGAAGcatattttctttcctctttaatCTGCAACATTGG AGCGAGTGATGACATCAAAGTTCTGTCATCTGgcttttcagaggaggagagaaaaATGTCTGCTTTTTTAAACAGTAAAACTACCAGAAGCAGCAGAG ATCCCATGGAAGGTTACCAGGGTTCACCATATCCAGAAATTGATAATTTTGTTCGTTCCTTGGTTAATAAAGATGGGCTACAAGGAG gGATAAGACAATGGAGTTACTTCTCTCTCAAAGAACTACTTATTTATGATATTTACGGTTACCGTTGGTGTGAAAATATTGGAAGAGCTCACAAAAGTAACAATATAAT GATTCTGGTAGATCTAAAGAATGAAGTCTGGTATCAAAAGTGTCACGATCCTGTCTGCAGAGAACAAAACTTCAAATCACAAA GTTTCCCATTGCCACCTGGGATATGCCTCCTGTCTCTTTTCAAAGAG GAAGAAGAGTCCATGCTAATGGATGACAGGGGGCACACAGAAGGAAAAGTACATCCACATTCTCACGTGTCAGACTTGTCAAAAAGCTCAGTATCTCCAGAGACCAGCTGGTCTCAGGACTTCCTGTTGTCAGACAGTGAGTGGGAAAACACAAGTGATGATGCCTGTTTCCTAGAAGCTGCTGAAGATGTGGAACTAGCTGTAGCTGCAGATGACAGTGTGAATTATGGCATGGAAGAAATCCCAGATGAAGTTCTTTTGGAAGCTTTAGGGAAAGAAGACCTCCACGCTAAAGAAGGCAGCTAA
- the PRIMPOL gene encoding DNA-directed primase/polymerase protein isoform X2: MHCYEVIPEKEACKLYFDLEFYKPANPDADGKSMVMKLIELVSQKLKEFYDVNCSSEDVLNLDSSTDEKFSRHLIFLPQKTVFKDNTHIGNFVRTILQPAIRLLQSRTAVIPTEEAENVFQCSAGARLDGSLTNLPAVEDDSKDRPAIAHETKDVEMPHQGENLDFSFLIVNDKEGNKQLFVDLGVYTKNRNFRMYKSSKAGKNVILKIAEDNKFIPNCEKGVSLEEAYFLSSLICNIGASDDIKVLSSGFSEEERKMSAFLNSKTTRSSRDPMEGYQGSPYPEIDNFVRSLVNKDGLQGGIRQWSYFSLKELLIYDIYGYRWCENIGRAHKSNNIMILVDLKNEVWYQKCHDPVCREQNFKSQSFPLPPGICLLSLFKEEEESMLMDDRGHTEGKVHPHSHVSDLSKSSVSPETSWSQDFLLSDSEWENTSDDACFLEAAEDVELAVAADDSVNYGMEEIPDEVLLEALGKEDLHAKEGS, translated from the exons ATGCATTGCTATGAAGTAATTCCTGAAAAAGAAGCTTGCAAACTTTATTTTGATTTGGAGTTTTACAAACCAGCAAATCCTGATGCAGATGGCAAGAGTATGGTCATGAAGTTAATTGAG CTTGTCAGCCAAAAATTAAAAGAATTTTATGATGTAAATTGTTCATCAGAAGATGTCTTGAACTTGGATTCCAGTACTGATGAAAAATTTAGTCGGCACTTAATTTTTCTGCCCCAAAAGACTGTGTTTAAGGATAACACTCATATTG GTAACTTTGTGAGAACCATTTTGCAGCCTGCCATAAGATTATTGCAGAGTAGGACTGCTGTCATTCCAACAGAAGAAGCAGAGAATGTTTTCCAGTGTTCTGCAGGAGCTAGATTAGATGGTTCTCTTACAAACCTTCCAGCTGTTGAAGATGATTCTAAAGACAGGCCAGCCATTGCTCATGAAACAAAGGATGTGGAAATGCCACACCAGGgagaaaatttggatttttcCTTCCTAATAGTAAACGATAAAGAAGGCAACAAGCAGCTTTTTGTGGATCTAG GAGTTTATACAAAGAATAGAAATTTCCGGATGTATAAGTCatcaaaagcaggaaaaaatgtgATTCTGAAGATAGCAGAGGATAATAAGTTTATCCCCAACTGTGAAAAGGGTGTTTCCTTGGAAGAAGcatattttctttcctctttaatCTGCAACATTGG AGCGAGTGATGACATCAAAGTTCTGTCATCTGgcttttcagaggaggagagaaaaATGTCTGCTTTTTTAAACAGTAAAACTACCAGAAGCAGCAGAG ATCCCATGGAAGGTTACCAGGGTTCACCATATCCAGAAATTGATAATTTTGTTCGTTCCTTGGTTAATAAAGATGGGCTACAAGGAG gGATAAGACAATGGAGTTACTTCTCTCTCAAAGAACTACTTATTTATGATATTTACGGTTACCGTTGGTGTGAAAATATTGGAAGAGCTCACAAAAGTAACAATATAAT GATTCTGGTAGATCTAAAGAATGAAGTCTGGTATCAAAAGTGTCACGATCCTGTCTGCAGAGAACAAAACTTCAAATCACAAA GTTTCCCATTGCCACCTGGGATATGCCTCCTGTCTCTTTTCAAAGAG GAAGAAGAGTCCATGCTAATGGATGACAGGGGGCACACAGAAGGAAAAGTACATCCACATTCTCACGTGTCAGACTTGTCAAAAAGCTCAGTATCTCCAGAGACCAGCTGGTCTCAGGACTTCCTGTTGTCAGACAGTGAGTGGGAAAACACAAGTGATGATGCCTGTTTCCTAGAAGCTGCTGAAGATGTGGAACTAGCTGTAGCTGCAGATGACAGTGTGAATTATGGCATGGAAGAAATCCCAGATGAAGTTCTTTTGGAAGCTTTAGGGAAAGAAGACCTCCACGCTAAAGAAGGCAGCTAA